From one Bacteroidota bacterium genomic stretch:
- a CDS encoding chloride channel protein: MQFSDLLKKINTWRQRHISNKNFLIVVSILVGVVAGLAAILLKTVVHYIQHFLHWILEDEKFNFLLFVFPLIGILLTVYYVQRFRKGKIGRGVSNILISIAKRSSNIERDKTYSHMITSALTIGFGGSAGLEAPIVVTGAAIGSVSAKDLGMNYRERTLLLACGVAAGISAIFNSPIAGVLFAVEVILYEFTIPAFIPLLISSATASVLSNLLYKDQLFFLITKGWHMNAIPFYILLGILMALISVYVTRTAILVEGFFKSKKKPYLKAIIGGVILGGMIFILPPLYGEGYNSVKNLLAGKYELLLNNSLFTGFSGNAWFIVLIATIIILVKTAAMSITIGAGGNGGIFAPSLFIGAMTGFVFAHTINLLGIIELTEANFIVAGMAGALSGVVHAPLTAIFLIAEITGGYVLFVPLMIVSSISYLITKYFEPYSIYMRKLVEKGLHKRDRDKIVLNKIKLRNMVETDFVYVTETNTLGELVDKIAHSKRNIFPVLDEGKHLLGVVLLDSIREVMFHHEQYETNHVKDLMMQSPCILDVNEEMHDVMKKFDTYNSWNLPVTEENKYIGFVSKSAIFTKYRSLLIKQSEQPFN, from the coding sequence GTGCAATTCTCGGATTTACTTAAAAAAATAAACACTTGGCGCCAACGCCACATCAGCAACAAAAATTTTCTCATTGTTGTCAGCATCCTTGTAGGAGTTGTCGCGGGGCTTGCAGCCATCCTCTTAAAGACAGTAGTTCATTATATCCAGCACTTTCTTCATTGGATTTTAGAAGATGAAAAATTCAACTTTCTTCTTTTTGTTTTCCCTTTGATTGGAATTCTTCTCACCGTTTATTATGTGCAGCGTTTCAGAAAGGGAAAGATCGGAAGAGGTGTATCCAATATTCTTATTTCTATCGCGAAACGTTCGAGTAATATTGAGCGTGATAAAACTTATTCGCACATGATAACAAGTGCACTCACAATTGGTTTTGGAGGTTCTGCCGGACTGGAAGCCCCGATTGTTGTCACAGGCGCAGCCATCGGTTCAGTTTCGGCAAAAGATTTAGGAATGAATTACCGCGAGCGCACACTTTTGCTTGCTTGCGGGGTTGCCGCAGGAATTTCCGCCATCTTCAACAGCCCGATTGCTGGAGTTTTGTTTGCTGTGGAAGTAATTCTATATGAGTTCACGATTCCCGCTTTTATTCCCTTGCTTATTTCTTCTGCAACCGCCTCTGTATTATCAAATCTTCTTTATAAAGACCAGCTTTTTTTCCTTATCACCAAGGGCTGGCACATGAATGCGATTCCATTTTATATTCTGCTGGGAATATTGATGGCATTAATTTCTGTTTATGTTACGCGCACAGCCATTTTGGTAGAAGGTTTTTTTAAGTCAAAGAAAAAACCATACCTGAAAGCAATCATTGGTGGAGTAATTCTTGGCGGAATGATTTTTATACTTCCCCCGCTTTACGGAGAAGGATATAATTCGGTGAAAAACCTTCTGGCGGGAAAATATGAACTCTTGCTCAACAACAGTTTGTTTACAGGATTTTCAGGCAACGCATGGTTTATTGTTCTCATCGCTACGATAATTATTCTTGTGAAAACTGCTGCCATGTCAATTACGATTGGCGCAGGGGGGAACGGAGGAATATTCGCTCCTTCACTTTTTATCGGAGCTATGACAGGATTTGTTTTCGCTCACACCATAAATCTTCTGGGTATTATTGAGCTTACGGAAGCCAATTTCATTGTAGCTGGAATGGCTGGAGCGCTCAGCGGAGTAGTGCATGCTCCTCTCACTGCCATATTTCTCATAGCGGAAATTACGGGCGGATATGTTTTATTTGTTCCGCTCATGATCGTTTCATCCATTTCCTATCTCATCACCAAATATTTTGAACCGTATTCCATTTATATGAGGAAATTGGTGGAGAAAGGTTTGCACAAAAGAGACAGAGACAAAATTGTACTGAATAAAATCAAATTAAGGAATATGGTGGAAACAGATTTTGTGTATGTGACAGAAACGAATACTCTGGGGGAGCTAGTTGATAAGATTGCTCATTCAAAAAGAAATATTTTTCCGGTATTGGATGAAGGCAAACATTTGCTCGGAGTTGTTTTGCTTGACAGTATTCGTGAAGTCATGTTCCATCACGAACAATACGAAACCAATCACGTGAAAGATTTGATGATGCAATCACCCTGTATTCTTGATGTGAACGAAGAAATGCATGATGTGATGAAAAAATTCGATACCTATAATTCATGGAATCTTCCGGTTACTGAAGAAAATAAATACATCGGCTTTGTTTCCAAGTCAGCCATCTTTACTAAATACCGCTCACTTCTCATCAAGCAATCGGAACAACCGTTTAATTAA
- a CDS encoding DUF4412 domain-containing protein, whose amino-acid sequence MKKLSLLFFLFIASAIAFSFTRSTSDFEGKVVYSIDFVNSSMPAQAKSMMAGSTATIYIKGTKSRSDMNMGPQTTTSIYDSKTNTSVMLMEVMGSKYKIKTEPTKKEEKKPEVKVNVTSETKTIAGYSCKKAEVTVTDSKGTSHATNIWFTEEISNHMNSSNENGAQFKDIKGMPLEYEVQAQNGMSMKMTATSVSKETVADSKFEIPSDYKETTMEGMQKEMMQKMQGGQH is encoded by the coding sequence ATGAAAAAATTATCCTTACTCTTCTTCTTATTCATCGCGTCAGCAATCGCGTTTTCATTCACACGCTCAACTTCTGACTTTGAAGGCAAAGTGGTTTACTCGATTGATTTTGTCAACTCAAGCATGCCTGCTCAGGCGAAAAGCATGATGGCGGGAAGCACGGCAACAATATATATCAAAGGCACAAAATCCAGAAGCGACATGAACATGGGACCGCAGACAACCACTTCGATCTATGATTCCAAAACAAATACATCTGTTATGCTGATGGAAGTGATGGGCAGTAAATACAAAATCAAAACCGAACCTACAAAAAAAGAAGAGAAAAAACCGGAAGTGAAAGTAAATGTGACCAGCGAAACAAAAACCATCGCGGGCTACTCCTGCAAAAAAGCAGAAGTGACTGTTACGGATTCAAAAGGAACTTCGCATGCCACCAACATCTGGTTCACAGAAGAAATTTCAAACCACATGAATAGCAGCAATGAAAATGGCGCTCAGTTTAAAGACATCAAAGGAATGCCTCTTGAATATGAAGTGCAGGCGCAAAATGGAATGAGCATGAAGATGACTGCCACCTCCGTGAGCAAAGAAACTGTTGCTGACAGCAAGTTTGAGATTCCATCCGACTACAAGGAAACCACGATGGAAGGCATGCAGAAAGAAATGATGCAGAAGATGCAGGGCGGTCAGCATTAA
- the secA gene encoding preprotein translocase subunit SecA encodes MLQLIGKIFGNKNERDLKPLWPIVDQVSAEWEKLKGISNDELRAKTADFKKRITDYVAKEKTEIAELKGQGEQEENMETKESIYSKADTLEKEIKKKIEEVLTEILPEAFAVIRETARRFKENKFLEVTATQTDKDFAAKKNYIQISGDKAKWNNAWPVRGHEIPWDMVHYDVQLIGGAVLHQGKISEMATGEGKTLVSTLPVYLNALAGYGVHLVTVNNYLARRDAEWNGTLFEFHGLTVDCIDNHEPNSQARRNAYLADITYGTNNEFGFDYLRDNMARSPEDLVQRGHHFAIVDEVDSVLIDDARTPLIISGPTPKGDNQLFAEMKPKVEKLVNAQRSYINTILSDAKKLIADGKAGEKEGDGGLALLRAHRGLPKNKALIKYLSEQGNKAILHKVEGYYLQDQQKEMHKADVPLYFVIDEKNNTVDLTEKGIDLITSASDDAKFFVLPDVGAEIADIEKSSLPEEEKRKKKEVLMRDFAIKSERVHTITQLLKAYTLFEIDVEYVVMEGKIKIVDEQTGRILDGRRYSDGLHQAIEAKENVKVEAATQTYATVTLQNYFRMYHKLAGMTGTAETEAGEFWKIYKLEVVVIPTNKECVRKDMEDLVYKTTREKFNAVIEEIEKLVKAGRPILVGTTSVEISELLSRMLKMKGIRHNVLNAKMHQKEAEIVAEAGTSGTVTIATNMAGRGTDIKLTPEVKTAGGLAIIGTERHESRRVDRQLRGRAGRQGDPGSSQFFVSLEDNLMRLFGSDRIAKLMDSMGHEEGQMIQHSMVTKSIERAQKKVEENHFGTRKRLIEYDDVMNSQRDVIYTKRRHALFGERLSLDIANMLFDVATATVSDYHTAQDFEGLKYELLKVMSVDCPIDEKEFLQASTEESTHKIYELAFNGYKHKREAIAQQAFPVIKNVFETQGAQYENIVVPFTDGLKALQVVANLKKSYDSQGKHVVLDMEKGIMLAMIDDAWKEHLREMDDLKQSVQNAVYEQKDPLLIYKFESFNLFKQMLVRMNKDIISFLVKATLPGEQAQVRQANAPQRMDTSRLKIGRGQGIDEARQNTNAQNGNPTTEEKQQPVRVEKQTGRNDPCPCGSGKKYKNCHGK; translated from the coding sequence GTGTTACAACTAATCGGAAAAATATTCGGCAACAAAAACGAGCGTGATCTGAAGCCGCTTTGGCCTATCGTGGACCAGGTGAGCGCTGAATGGGAAAAGCTTAAAGGTATTTCCAATGATGAGTTGAGAGCTAAAACAGCCGATTTCAAAAAAAGAATTACCGATTACGTTGCCAAAGAGAAAACGGAGATTGCCGAACTGAAAGGGCAAGGAGAGCAGGAAGAGAACATGGAAACGAAAGAATCCATTTACTCAAAAGCCGATACGCTTGAAAAAGAAATCAAGAAAAAAATAGAAGAAGTCCTGACCGAAATTCTTCCCGAAGCATTTGCTGTGATTCGCGAAACCGCCAGGCGCTTCAAGGAAAATAAATTTTTAGAAGTAACCGCCACGCAGACAGATAAAGATTTTGCAGCGAAAAAAAATTATATCCAGATAAGCGGAGACAAAGCAAAATGGAACAACGCATGGCCTGTGCGCGGACACGAAATTCCCTGGGACATGGTGCATTACGATGTGCAGCTTATTGGAGGTGCGGTTCTTCACCAAGGGAAAATTTCAGAGATGGCAACGGGCGAGGGAAAAACATTGGTCTCAACCCTTCCCGTTTATCTCAACGCTCTGGCGGGCTACGGAGTGCATTTAGTAACCGTAAATAATTATTTAGCAAGGCGCGATGCCGAATGGAACGGAACGCTGTTTGAATTTCATGGGCTCACGGTAGATTGCATTGACAATCACGAACCCAATTCTCAGGCGCGGAGAAACGCTTACCTCGCTGATATCACTTACGGAACGAACAATGAATTCGGCTTTGATTATTTGCGCGATAACATGGCACGCTCACCCGAAGATCTGGTTCAGCGCGGACATCACTTCGCCATTGTGGATGAGGTGGATTCTGTTTTGATTGATGATGCACGAACACCGCTCATCATATCAGGACCCACGCCAAAAGGAGACAACCAGCTTTTTGCGGAAATGAAACCGAAGGTGGAGAAACTCGTGAACGCACAGCGCAGTTACATCAATACCATTCTTTCCGATGCTAAAAAATTAATTGCCGATGGAAAAGCAGGAGAGAAAGAAGGCGATGGCGGACTGGCTCTCCTTCGCGCTCACCGTGGATTGCCAAAGAATAAAGCGCTCATAAAATATCTCAGCGAGCAGGGAAACAAAGCCATTCTTCACAAGGTGGAAGGATATTATCTGCAGGACCAGCAGAAGGAAATGCACAAAGCAGATGTTCCGCTTTACTTTGTGATCGATGAAAAGAACAATACGGTGGACTTAACGGAAAAAGGAATTGACCTCATCACTTCCGCTTCTGATGACGCAAAGTTTTTCGTGCTGCCCGATGTGGGCGCAGAAATTGCCGATATAGAAAAATCTTCTCTTCCCGAAGAGGAAAAAAGAAAAAAGAAAGAAGTGCTGATGCGCGATTTCGCCATTAAATCAGAGCGCGTGCATACCATCACCCAGCTTTTGAAAGCCTATACGTTGTTTGAGATAGATGTGGAATATGTGGTGATGGAAGGAAAAATCAAGATCGTTGATGAGCAGACAGGGCGTATTCTTGACGGCAGAAGATATTCTGACGGACTTCATCAGGCAATTGAAGCGAAAGAAAATGTGAAAGTGGAAGCGGCAACACAGACCTACGCCACTGTAACGCTTCAGAATTATTTCCGCATGTATCATAAACTCGCGGGCATGACAGGAACTGCGGAAACGGAAGCAGGCGAGTTCTGGAAGATTTATAAACTGGAAGTTGTAGTCATCCCGACAAATAAAGAATGCGTGCGCAAGGACATGGAAGACCTTGTGTACAAAACCACCCGCGAAAAATTTAACGCGGTGATAGAAGAGATCGAGAAACTGGTGAAAGCAGGAAGACCCATTCTTGTTGGAACCACTTCGGTGGAGATTTCGGAACTGCTGAGCAGAATGCTGAAGATGAAAGGCATCCGGCACAATGTCCTCAATGCGAAGATGCACCAGAAGGAAGCCGAGATTGTTGCCGAAGCCGGCACTTCAGGAACCGTAACCATCGCCACCAACATGGCAGGGCGCGGAACAGATATCAAACTCACGCCCGAAGTAAAAACCGCAGGCGGTCTTGCCATCATCGGAACGGAGCGGCACGAATCAAGGCGCGTTGACAGGCAGTTGCGCGGACGTGCAGGAAGACAAGGCGACCCCGGCTCATCACAATTTTTTGTTTCGCTGGAAGATAACCTGATGCGCCTTTTCGGTTCGGACAGAATTGCGAAGCTGATGGACAGCATGGGACATGAAGAAGGACAAATGATTCAGCATTCGATGGTGACAAAATCCATTGAGCGCGCGCAAAAGAAAGTGGAAGAAAATCATTTCGGAACACGAAAACGTTTGATCGAATATGATGACGTGATGAACTCGCAGCGCGATGTGATTTACACTAAACGCAGACACGCACTTTTCGGAGAACGGCTTTCGCTGGATATCGCCAACATGCTTTTTGATGTTGCCACCGCCACCGTAAGCGACTATCACACAGCGCAGGATTTTGAAGGTTTGAAATATGAACTCCTGAAAGTGATGTCGGTGGATTGTCCGATAGATGAAAAAGAATTTCTGCAGGCATCCACCGAAGAATCCACGCATAAAATTTACGAACTCGCTTTTAACGGATACAAGCACAAGCGCGAAGCTATCGCTCAGCAGGCGTTTCCTGTCATCAAAAATGTTTTCGAAACACAGGGAGCGCAGTATGAAAACATTGTGGTGCCGTTCACCGATGGATTGAAAGCATTGCAGGTGGTTGCCAACCTGAAAAAATCTTACGATAGCCAGGGGAAACATGTGGTGCTGGATATGGAAAAAGGAATCATGCTTGCCATGATTGACGATGCATGGAAAGAACATTTGCGCGAGATGGATGACCTGAAACAAAGCGTGCAGAACGCGGTGTACGAGCAGAAAGACCCGCTCCTTATTTATAAATTTGAATCGTTCAACCTCTTCAAGCAAATGCTGGTGAGAATGAACAAGGACATTATTTCTTTCCTTGTGAAAGCCACATTGCCGGGCGAACAGGCGCAAGTGCGGCAGGCAAACGCTCCGCAACGGATGGACACCAGCCGGTTAAAAATAGGAAGAGGACAGGGAATTGATGAAGCAAGGCAAAATACAAATGCTCAGAACGGAAATCCTACCACTGAAGAAAAGCAGCAGCCCGTGCGCGTTGAAAAACAAACCGGACGCAACGACCCATGCCCCTGCGGAAGCGGCAAGAAGTATAAGAACTGCCACGGGAAGTAA